The Thermonema lapsum genome window below encodes:
- a CDS encoding GAF domain-containing protein codes for MAEALIIPSNATKKEIYSAIVPQIEALIAQEPDLTANLANIAAVLKQAFDFFWVGFYLVKDGQLVLGPFQGPLACTRIPFDKGVCGACYRQKQTLVVPDVEAFPGHIACSSESKSEIVVPVLLGDEVRMVIDVDSRQLNDFDEQDKEGLEQVAAVISRWLIKHVD; via the coding sequence ATGGCAGAAGCGTTAATCATCCCTTCAAACGCTACAAAAAAAGAGATTTATTCGGCTATAGTACCTCAAATAGAGGCACTAATTGCCCAAGAGCCCGATTTGACGGCAAATTTGGCAAACATTGCTGCCGTTCTGAAGCAAGCATTTGACTTTTTTTGGGTAGGTTTTTACCTAGTAAAAGATGGACAATTGGTGTTGGGACCTTTTCAGGGACCGCTTGCCTGCACCCGTATCCCTTTCGATAAGGGAGTATGTGGGGCTTGCTATCGCCAAAAGCAAACCCTCGTTGTGCCCGATGTAGAGGCGTTTCCGGGGCATATTGCCTGCAGCTCAGAGTCGAAATCGGAAATTGTAGTACCTGTCTTGCTTGGCGATGAGGTGCGTATGGTCATAGATGTGGATAGTCGTCAACTCAACGACTTTGACGAACAGGACAAGGAAGGGCTTGAGCAAGTGGCTGCTGTCATTAGCCGTTGGTTGATAAAGCATGTCGACTAA